A single window of Nicotiana sylvestris chromosome 3, ASM39365v2, whole genome shotgun sequence DNA harbors:
- the LOC138887322 gene encoding uncharacterized protein yields the protein MDNRFFEVNRISFTDDELPEEGAEHNRALHLVVKCEGHYVKRVMVDGGSSVDICSLSTLQGMRINTDRIRPSNLRIRAFDGSARDTIEEINLTMMIGPVDFEIIFQVVDMDTSYNFLLGRPWIHMAQAVPSILHQMVRFEHNRQEIIVHGEDESSIY from the coding sequence ATGGACAATAGATTTTTCGAGGTAAATAGAATCTCCTTTACTGATGATGAACTTCCCGAGGAAGGAGCCGAGCACAATAGGGCTTTGCACCTGGTCGTCAAATGTGAGGGGCATTATGTAAAGCGAGTCATGGTCGATGGAGGCTCGAGTGTAGATATATGctctctctctactttgcaaGGCATGAGGATAAACACAGACAGAATCCGACCCAGCAATCTTCGCATCCGGGCTTTTGACGGGTCAGCGAGAGATACCATTGAGGAGATCAACCTCACTATGATGATTGGGCCGGTTGACTTTGAAATTATCTTCCAAGTAGTGGACATGGACACTTCTTATAACTTtcttcttggaaggccatggatccataTGGCTCAAGCTGTGCCATCCATATTGCATCAGATGGTCAGGTTCGAACACAATAGGCAAGAGATTATTGTTCACGGAGAAGACGAGTCATCCATTTATTAA